A stretch of Suncus etruscus isolate mSunEtr1 chromosome 9, mSunEtr1.pri.cur, whole genome shotgun sequence DNA encodes these proteins:
- the LOC126018250 gene encoding olfactory receptor 51G2, whose amino-acid sequence MTLELFKNSSSISSTFLLSGLPGLEHIHIWISIPLCIMYLISILGNCMILFIIKTEPSLHEPMYLFLSMLALTDLGLSLCTLPTVLGIFWIGVRDIGHDACFTQLFFIHCLSFLESSVLLSMAFDRFVAICRPLHYASILTNTVIVRIGLASLGRSVALIFPLPFMLKRFPYCHSSVLSHSYCLHQEVMKLACADIKANSIYGMFVIVSTVGVDSVLILFSYALILRTVMSIASRTERFKALNTCVSHICAVLLFYTPMIGLSVIHRFGKQAPHIIQVVMGFVYLLVPPLMNPIVYSVKTKQIRNRITNAFCC is encoded by the coding sequence ATGACAttggaattatttaaaaacagCAGCAGTATTTCTTCTACCTTCTTGTTGAGTGGCTTACCTGGACTTGAACACATACACATCTGGATCTCCATCCCATTGTGTATCATGTATCTGATCTCCATCCTGGGAAACTGCATGattctttttatcattaaaaCAGAGCCTTCACTCCATGAGCCTATGTACCTCTTCTTGTCAATGCTGGCTCTGACAGACCTGGGTCTTTCTCTTTGCACCCTCCCGACTGTATTGGGTATCTTTTGGATTGGTGTACGAGATATTGGACATGATGCTTGTTTTACCCAGCtgttttttattcattgtttgtCCTTTCTAGAATCATCTGTGCTATTATCAATGGCCTTTGACCGCTTTGTGGCTATTTGCCGTCCTTTGCATTATGCTTCCATTCTCACCAATACTGTCATTGTCAGGATTGGCCTGGCTTCTCTGGGACGAAGTGTAGCTCTAATATTCCCATTGCCCTTTATGCTCAAAAGATTCCCCTATTGTCACTCCTCAGTTCTTTCACATTCCTATTGTCTCCATCAGGAAGTGATGAAATTGGCTTGTGCAGATATCAAAGCCAACAGCATCTATGGCATGTTTGTCATTGTTTCAACAGTGGGTGTAGACTCAGTGCTCATTCTCTTCTCCTATGCTCTGATCCTGCGTACTGTGATGTCTATTGCATCTAGAACTGAAAGATTCAAAGCTCTTAACACGTGTGTTTCCCACATCTGTGCTGTGCTCTTGTTTTACACACCCATGATTGGCTTGTCTGTTATCCACCGCTTTGGCAAACAAGCGCCTCATATAATTCAGGTAGTCATGGGCTTTGTGTATCTTCTAGTTCCTCCTCTGATGAACCCCATTGTCTACAGTGTGAAGACTAAACAGATTCGAAATCGAATTACCAATGCCTTTTGCTGTTAG